The proteins below are encoded in one region of Sedimentibacter sp. zth1:
- a CDS encoding ABC transporter ATP-binding protein, with amino-acid sequence MREQNTKTQTHQKNHGQMRGPGGMMRGGEKARDFKGTMKKLIKYLSVYKISMIIVFIFAAASTVFAIVGPKILGKATTKLFEGVMAKISGIGNIDFDYIGKIMLILIGFYLVSASFSYIQGWIMSGVSMKVSYKLRKNISEKINRMPLKYFDSTNHGEVLSRVTNDVDTLSQTLNQSLSQIITSVITVIGVLVMMISISWQMTLVAMVIIPLSMILIIVIVKNSQKFFKQQQDYLGNVNGHVEEMYGGHIVMKAFNGEKDSIEKFDKMNNQLFGVAWKSQFLTSIMMPLMNFIGNLGYVAVCILGGWLAAKRTIEVGDIQAFIQYVRQFTQPLSQIANISNILQQTAASAERVFEFLEQEEEVPENTNPVKLENVNGNVKFNNVHFGYNDDKIIINNFSAAIKPGQKIAIVGPTGAGKTTMVKLLMRFYDVNSGAILVDGHDINEFTRSDLRSMFGMVLQDTWLYNATIMENIRYGRLNATQEEVIAAAKAAHVDSFVHTLPGGYNMVLNEEASNVSQGQKQLLTIARAILANPKILILDEATSSVDTRTELQIQKAMNNLMKDRTSFIIAHRLSTIRDADLILVMQNGDIVEQGNHNELLAKAGVYSELYNSQFEHEQVI; translated from the coding sequence ATGAGAGAGCAAAATACAAAAACACAAACTCATCAAAAGAACCATGGTCAAATGAGAGGTCCTGGTGGAATGATGCGAGGTGGAGAAAAAGCTCGTGATTTCAAAGGCACAATGAAAAAACTTATAAAATATTTAAGTGTTTATAAGATTTCAATGATAATTGTATTTATATTTGCCGCAGCAAGTACTGTATTTGCAATAGTAGGTCCAAAAATTTTAGGAAAAGCAACAACAAAATTATTTGAAGGTGTAATGGCTAAAATTTCTGGCATAGGAAATATAGATTTTGATTATATCGGAAAAATTATGTTGATACTTATAGGGTTCTATTTAGTAAGTGCATCGTTTAGTTATATTCAAGGATGGATAATGTCTGGTGTATCTATGAAGGTAAGCTATAAATTAAGAAAAAATATTTCTGAAAAAATTAACCGCATGCCTCTTAAGTATTTTGATAGCACAAATCACGGTGAAGTTTTATCTCGTGTTACTAATGATGTTGATACCCTTAGCCAGACGCTTAACCAAAGTTTAAGTCAAATTATTACATCTGTTATAACTGTCATTGGAGTATTAGTCATGATGATTAGTATAAGTTGGCAAATGACTCTTGTAGCAATGGTTATTATTCCATTATCAATGATACTTATTATTGTTATTGTTAAGAACTCTCAAAAATTCTTTAAACAACAACAAGATTATTTAGGAAATGTCAATGGACACGTTGAAGAAATGTACGGCGGACACATAGTAATGAAAGCTTTCAATGGAGAAAAAGACAGTATAGAGAAGTTTGATAAAATGAACAATCAACTTTTTGGAGTTGCATGGAAGTCTCAATTCCTAACTAGTATAATGATGCCTCTTATGAATTTTATTGGAAATTTAGGATATGTAGCGGTATGTATTTTAGGTGGATGGCTTGCAGCAAAGAGAACCATCGAGGTTGGTGATATTCAAGCATTTATTCAATATGTACGTCAGTTTACACAACCACTTTCCCAAATAGCTAATATATCTAATATACTTCAACAAACTGCTGCTTCAGCAGAGCGTGTATTTGAATTTTTAGAACAAGAAGAGGAAGTTCCAGAAAACACAAATCCTGTTAAGCTTGAAAATGTTAACGGAAATGTTAAATTTAATAATGTACACTTTGGATATAATGATGATAAAATTATAATAAATAACTTCTCAGCTGCTATTAAACCAGGACAAAAAATTGCAATTGTTGGTCCAACAGGAGCAGGTAAGACTACTATGGTGAAATTATTAATGCGTTTCTATGACGTAAATAGCGGAGCAATACTAGTTGATGGACATGATATCAATGAATTCACACGTAGTGATTTGCGTTCTATGTTTGGTATGGTTCTTCAAGATACATGGTTATATAATGCTACTATAATGGAAAACATACGATATGGACGTCTTAATGCCACACAAGAAGAAGTAATAGCTGCAGCAAAAGCAGCTCATGTTGACAGCTTTGTTCATACATTACCAGGTGGCTATAACATGGTACTGAATGAAGAAGCTTCAAATGTATCACAAGGACAGAAACAATTATTAACTATTGCTAGAGCAATACTTGCAAATCCTAAGATACTTATTCTTGACGAAGCTACAAGTTCTGTCGATACTCGTACTGAATTGCAAATTCAAAAAGCTATGAATAATCTTATGAAAGATAGAACGAGTTTTATAATCGCTCATCGTTTATCAACAATACGTGATGCTGATTTAATACTTGTTATGCAAAATGGAGATATTGTTGAACAAGGAAATCACAATGAACTTCTTGCGAAAGCTGGCGTTTATTCTGAACTATATAACAGTCAATTTGAACACGAACAGGTTATCTAA
- a CDS encoding NAD(P)H-dependent oxidoreductase, whose product MKIVIVNFSGKLKNGNGEKISLYIKKLLCKNEVQIINFKQLNINSCNMCNYECFEKMSSCRYIDDDIKFVYDSLINADYNIYIIPIYSDYPCSNYFAFRERSQCYFDEVIYNKYSVIRKSFIIIGNSGFENTYNIVHNDYKDINRDSFLQLSSNKYSTKSINGDLITFDGIKLEISNFINNNFIKLE is encoded by the coding sequence ATGAAAATAGTGATAGTTAATTTTAGTGGAAAATTGAAAAATGGGAATGGAGAAAAAATAAGCTTATATATAAAAAAGCTATTATGTAAAAATGAAGTACAAATTATAAATTTTAAACAATTAAATATAAATTCATGCAATATGTGTAATTATGAATGTTTTGAAAAAATGAGTAGTTGTAGATATATTGATGATGATATAAAGTTTGTCTATGATTCATTAATTAATGCAGATTATAATATATATATTATACCAATATATAGTGATTATCCGTGTTCAAATTATTTTGCTTTCAGAGAAAGATCACAATGCTATTTTGATGAAGTAATTTATAACAAGTATAGCGTTATAAGAAAAAGTTTTATAATAATTGGAAATAGTGGATTTGAGAATACTTATAATATAGTACATAATGATTATAAAGATATAAATAGAGACAGTTTCTTGCAATTAAGTAGTAATAAATATTCAACTAAATCTATTAATGGAGATTTAATTACATTCGATGGTATTAAGTTAGAAATAAGTAATTTCATAAATAATAATTTTATAAAACTAGAATAG
- a CDS encoding DUF5131 family protein, with product MSTWNPWKGCHRKSEGCKHCYIFRANDRKKIDTNIVYKTDEFDKPLQKDKKGNYKIKPGQMVYLCFNADFLVEEADEWRNEIWEIIRIRTDLTFMFLTKRIERFYIGLPEDFKDNFDNLIVCCTIENQKRADERLPIFKALPIKHKMITIQPMLERIDISKYLDDDIEYVVVGGESGKDVRPLNYDWVLDIRQQCIDANVSFEFRQLGSIFIKDKKTYNVRKQYLCAQARKAGINYKKS from the coding sequence ATGTCGACTTGGAATCCTTGGAAGGGATGTCATAGAAAAAGTGAAGGCTGCAAGCATTGCTATATATTTAGAGCTAATGATAGAAAGAAAATAGATACAAATATTGTTTATAAAACTGATGAATTTGATAAACCCTTACAAAAGGATAAAAAAGGTAATTACAAGATAAAACCAGGACAGATGGTATATTTGTGCTTTAATGCAGATTTTCTTGTTGAAGAAGCAGATGAGTGGAGAAATGAGATATGGGAAATAATCAGGATTCGTACTGATCTTACATTTATGTTTTTGACAAAAAGAATTGAAAGATTTTATATTGGATTACCTGAAGATTTTAAAGATAATTTCGATAATTTGATAGTTTGTTGCACTATTGAAAATCAAAAAAGAGCAGATGAACGATTGCCCATTTTTAAAGCTTTGCCAATTAAACATAAGATGATAACAATCCAACCAATGCTTGAAAGAATTGATATATCTAAATATCTTGATGATGATATTGAATATGTTGTTGTAGGTGGAGAGTCTGGAAAGGATGTAAGACCACTAAATTATGATTGGGTTTTGGATATTAGACAGCAATGTATTGACGCAAATGTATCTTTTGAATTTAGACAATTAGGTTCTATATTTATTAAGGATAAAAAAACTTATAATGTCCGAAAACAATACCTTTGTGCACAAGCTAGAAAGGCTGGTATTAATTATAAAAAATCATGA
- a CDS encoding metal-sensing transcriptional repressor: protein MCNTNHNKHKDTKKVIDRMSKAIGHMEAVKRMVEDGRDCSEVLIQISAVKSALNNIGKIILQDHINNCVIDAVENGDLKILEDLTEAINKFVK from the coding sequence ATGTGTAATACAAATCATAATAAACATAAAGATACAAAAAAAGTTATTGACAGAATGTCAAAGGCTATAGGGCATATGGAAGCAGTCAAAAGAATGGTTGAAGATGGAAGAGATTGTAGCGAAGTCTTAATCCAAATATCAGCTGTCAAATCGGCTCTTAATAATATTGGAAAAATTATTTTACAAGATCATATAAATAATTGCGTTATTGATGCTGTGGAAAATGGTGACTTAAAGATATTAGAAGATTTAACAGAAGCAATTAATAAATTTGTCAAATAA
- a CDS encoding DMT family transporter yields MRNNNKSIVLAILAAALYAISSPVSKLLLKEIPPTMMAALLYLGAGTGMLIFGIIQKKFGNKTNELHLSKDEMPFVIGMIVLDTAAPIFLMIGLTLTSSENTSLLNNFEIVATSIIALFIFKETISKRLWLGIGLITLSSIILSVEDISSFSFSFGSIFVLLACICWGFENNCTRMLSKKDPLEVVILKGFGSGIGSLIIAFILNETINNFTYLALALILGFVSYGLSIFFYVYAQRELGAAKTSAYYAISPFIGVAFSFLIFKDIPTVSFIVALMIMIIATYLVSTDNK; encoded by the coding sequence ATGAGAAACAATAATAAATCAATAGTATTAGCTATTTTAGCTGCAGCTTTATATGCAATTAGTTCACCTGTATCAAAGCTTCTATTAAAAGAAATACCACCAACAATGATGGCTGCTTTATTATATTTAGGAGCAGGAACTGGTATGCTCATTTTTGGAATAATACAAAAGAAATTTGGAAATAAAACAAATGAGTTGCATTTATCAAAAGATGAAATGCCTTTTGTAATAGGTATGATAGTTTTAGATACTGCAGCTCCAATTTTTTTAATGATAGGATTAACTTTAACTTCTTCTGAAAATACATCTCTTTTAAATAATTTTGAAATAGTGGCAACATCAATAATAGCACTATTTATATTCAAAGAAACCATATCCAAGAGATTATGGTTGGGTATAGGACTAATTACGCTGTCGAGTATTATACTATCTGTAGAAGATATTAGCAGTTTTTCTTTTTCATTTGGTTCAATTTTTGTCTTATTAGCATGTATTTGCTGGGGTTTTGAAAACAACTGTACTAGAATGCTATCCAAAAAAGATCCCTTAGAAGTAGTAATTTTAAAAGGATTTGGTTCTGGAATTGGATCATTAATAATTGCATTTATATTAAATGAAACTATCAATAATTTTACATATTTAGCGTTAGCATTAATTTTAGGATTTGTATCCTATGGCCTAAGCATTTTCTTTTATGTATATGCTCAACGTGAATTAGGCGCTGCAAAAACAAGTGCTTATTATGCTATTTCTCCATTTATAGGTGTTGCTTTTTCCTTTCTTATATTTAAAGATATACCTACTGTTTCGTTCATTGTAGCTTTAATGATAATGATTATAGCTACATACCTTGTTTCTACAGATAACAAATAA
- a CDS encoding GntR family transcriptional regulator, giving the protein MNLNFESKKPIFLQISEQIEDAIFVGTFPEETQIPSTTEISTTFKINPATVLKGMNVLVDNNIIYKRRGVGMFVCSSAVDTIRKSRENNFYDNYIVKLVEEAKKLKLSKEDIISFIERGYTDEYRN; this is encoded by the coding sequence ATGAATCTAAATTTCGAAAGTAAAAAACCGATTTTTTTACAAATTTCAGAGCAAATAGAGGACGCTATTTTTGTAGGTACCTTTCCTGAGGAAACCCAAATACCTTCAACTACTGAAATATCAACGACATTCAAAATCAATCCTGCTACAGTATTGAAGGGGATGAATGTTTTGGTAGACAATAATATTATTTACAAAAGAAGAGGAGTTGGAATGTTTGTTTGTAGTAGTGCAGTAGATACAATCAGAAAAAGTAGAGAAAACAATTTTTACGACAATTACATTGTTAAACTTGTAGAAGAGGCTAAGAAATTAAAATTAAGCAAGGAAGATATTATTTCATTTATAGAGAGGGGATACACCGATGAGTATAGAAATTAA
- a CDS encoding ABC transporter ATP-binding protein encodes MSIEIKNVSKNFAKLKVLDKINIKLEDKKIYGLLGRNGSGKSTLLNIISDRINNYEGEIIIDGVNGKNSDTSLGKLYIMSDLMLYPDGMTVKKAFKWTKEFYPSFDMDYAVELSKKFKLGLRKKVDKFSTGYASIFKLIIGLSVNTEYVFYDEPVLGLDANFREIFYKELLSNFAKYPKTIIICSHLIDEISTILEHVFIINEGKIIISEDIDELLDGGFTITGNARVVDEFIKDKKVIGIESLGNFKSAYIYEQINKETIPNGLEISKLDLQKLFIELTNC; translated from the coding sequence ATGAGTATAGAAATTAAAAACGTTTCTAAAAATTTTGCAAAATTAAAGGTTTTGGATAAAATTAATATTAAATTGGAAGACAAAAAGATATATGGACTTTTAGGAAGAAATGGTTCTGGAAAATCAACTTTATTAAATATTATTTCTGACAGAATTAATAATTATGAAGGTGAAATCATAATTGATGGTGTTAATGGTAAAAATAGCGATACTTCTTTAGGAAAGCTTTATATAATGAGTGATTTGATGCTTTATCCTGATGGAATGACAGTTAAAAAAGCTTTTAAATGGACTAAAGAATTTTATCCTTCATTTGATATGGATTATGCTGTTGAACTTTCAAAAAAATTCAAGCTTGGACTTAGGAAGAAGGTTGATAAGTTTTCAACAGGCTATGCATCTATTTTTAAGCTCATAATTGGTTTATCGGTCAATACTGAATATGTGTTTTATGATGAGCCAGTGCTTGGTCTGGATGCAAATTTTAGAGAAATTTTTTATAAGGAATTATTATCAAATTTTGCTAAGTATCCTAAAACTATTATAATTTGCTCTCATTTAATTGATGAAATTTCAACTATTCTTGAGCATGTTTTTATAATAAATGAAGGAAAAATTATCATTAGTGAGGATATTGATGAATTATTGGATGGTGGCTTTACAATAACAGGAAATGCAAGAGTAGTTGATGAATTTATTAAGGATAAAAAGGTTATAGGTATAGAATCATTAGGAAACTTTAAGTCAGCTTATATTTATGAGCAAATTAATAAAGAAACTATTCCAAATGGACTAGAGATAAGCAAATTAGATTTACAAAAACTATTTATTGAATTAACAAATTGTTAG
- the yfcC gene encoding putative basic amino acid antiporter YfcC has translation MNNEKKKRRFQVPDTYVIIFFVVVLAALLTFIIPQGKYTTEEISYSMNGEEKTRTVIKDGSFEYVLDEDGKPLKDGIALFEPYGEVGLFNYAFEGMVSGDKWGSAVGVVAFILIIGGAFGIILRTGAIETSILNMISKTQGREKLLLPVIFALFSLGGAVFGMGEEAIPFAMILIPLVVAMGYDSIVGILITYVATQIGFGASWMNPFSLAIAQGIAGIPVFSGSAFRIVLWFVFTAIGIVATMLYAAKVKKDPMRSLAHESDEYFRKDFEQRGKEQTKFQIGHALVLLTIVVGIVWVIWGVMKNGYYIPELATQFFIMGIVAGIIGVIFKLNGMTVNEMAKAFKAGVTDLVGAAMIVGMAQGIMLVLGGSDPTSGTVLNTILYKISSAFVGLSSTVAAILMYVFQTIFNFFVVSGSGQAALTMPIMAPLADLLGVSRQTSVLAFQLGDAFTNIIVPTSGCLMGVLAVAKLDWAKWAKFAIKFVGILFVLSVIVMIIASLTGF, from the coding sequence ATGAATAATGAAAAAAAGAAAAGAAGATTTCAAGTACCAGATACTTATGTAATTATCTTTTTTGTAGTAGTTTTAGCCGCACTTTTAACATTTATTATACCACAAGGTAAATACACTACTGAAGAAATATCTTACAGTATGAATGGTGAAGAGAAAACCCGAACAGTTATAAAAGATGGTAGTTTTGAGTATGTATTAGATGAAGATGGCAAACCATTAAAAGATGGTATCGCTCTATTTGAACCTTATGGCGAAGTTGGTCTTTTTAACTATGCTTTTGAAGGTATGGTAAGCGGAGATAAATGGGGTTCAGCAGTTGGTGTTGTAGCTTTCATATTAATTATAGGTGGAGCATTTGGTATCATTCTTAGAACAGGTGCTATTGAAACTAGTATACTTAATATGATTAGCAAAACTCAAGGAAGAGAAAAGTTATTACTCCCTGTTATATTTGCTTTATTTTCATTAGGTGGTGCAGTATTTGGCATGGGTGAAGAAGCTATTCCATTTGCAATGATATTAATTCCTTTGGTTGTAGCAATGGGCTATGATTCAATTGTAGGTATTTTAATTACATATGTAGCAACTCAAATTGGTTTTGGTGCATCATGGATGAATCCATTCTCGCTTGCAATTGCCCAAGGTATTGCTGGTATTCCAGTGTTTTCAGGCTCAGCATTCCGTATAGTATTATGGTTTGTATTTACCGCTATAGGTATTGTTGCAACGATGTTATATGCAGCTAAAGTTAAAAAAGATCCTATGCGTTCTTTAGCACATGAATCTGACGAATATTTCCGTAAGGATTTTGAACAGAGAGGTAAAGAACAAACTAAGTTCCAAATTGGTCATGCATTAGTACTATTAACAATTGTTGTAGGTATTGTATGGGTTATTTGGGGAGTTATGAAAAATGGATACTATATTCCAGAACTTGCAACTCAATTCTTTATTATGGGTATTGTAGCAGGTATCATAGGTGTAATTTTCAAATTAAATGGTATGACTGTTAATGAGATGGCAAAAGCTTTTAAAGCTGGAGTTACTGATTTAGTAGGCGCAGCTATGATAGTTGGTATGGCACAAGGTATCATGCTTGTTTTAGGTGGTTCTGATCCAACAAGTGGAACAGTTTTAAATACTATTTTATATAAAATAAGTTCAGCATTTGTTGGATTATCTTCAACAGTTGCAGCAATTTTAATGTATGTATTCCAAACAATTTTCAATTTCTTTGTAGTTTCAGGTTCAGGTCAAGCAGCTTTAACAATGCCTATTATGGCTCCATTGGCTGATTTGCTTGGTGTTTCAAGACAAACTTCTGTACTTGCATTCCAATTAGGCGATGCATTTACAAATATTATAGTTCCAACATCAGGTTGCTTAATGGGAGTTTTAGCTGTTGCTAAATTAGATTGGGCAAAATGGGCAAAATTTGCGATTAAATTTGTAGGTATATTGTTTGTACTTTCAGTAATAGTAATGATAATTGCAAGCTTAACAGGATTTTAA
- the iadA gene encoding beta-aspartyl-peptidase, which yields MKLIKNANVFTPEPIGNVDLLISDNRICRIEKNIDENNELIQEVIDGTGKYVVPGFIDGHEHIIGGGGEGGFSTRTPEAVLTDFTLNGITTVVGCIGTDGVTRNMKSLYAKAKGLEEEGISTFIYTGSYHIPVITATADLMTDIIMLDKVIGVGEIALSDHRSSQPTYEEFLRVVSDARIGGMLSGKAGIVNIHLGDSKRCMDLIEKVVAETEIPISQLWPTHVNRNAMLFEKALELAKKGGTIDFTANENIDYWETVSDEVRVSKGIKRMLEDNISTDLFTITSDGQGSFPMFDENGNYIGIGIGKARAILKEVKDCVLNYNIPLEIVLKGITTNPARVLKLKNKGKIEVGYDADLCLLDKNTLDINTVICKGKVMVSNGKPIVLGTFEQDIDTALKK from the coding sequence ATTAAATTAATAAAAAATGCTAATGTTTTTACTCCAGAACCAATAGGAAATGTAGATTTATTGATTTCTGATAATAGAATATGCAGGATAGAAAAGAACATTGATGAAAATAATGAATTAATTCAAGAAGTTATTGATGGAACAGGAAAGTATGTAGTACCTGGTTTTATTGATGGTCATGAGCACATTATAGGTGGGGGTGGAGAAGGTGGCTTTTCTACTAGAACACCTGAAGCTGTTTTGACTGATTTTACTTTAAATGGTATTACTACAGTAGTTGGATGTATTGGTACAGATGGCGTTACTAGAAATATGAAATCTTTGTACGCTAAGGCAAAAGGACTTGAAGAGGAAGGAATAAGTACATTTATCTATACTGGTTCTTATCATATCCCTGTTATAACTGCTACTGCAGATTTGATGACTGATATAATTATGTTAGATAAAGTTATAGGTGTTGGAGAAATAGCTTTATCTGACCATCGCTCATCACAACCAACATATGAAGAATTTTTGAGAGTTGTTTCTGATGCAAGAATTGGTGGTATGTTATCAGGTAAAGCAGGTATTGTTAATATACACTTAGGAGATAGCAAAAGATGTATGGATTTGATTGAAAAGGTTGTTGCTGAAACAGAAATACCAATATCACAGTTATGGCCAACACATGTAAATAGAAATGCTATGTTGTTTGAAAAAGCACTTGAACTTGCAAAAAAAGGTGGAACAATTGATTTTACAGCCAATGAAAATATTGACTATTGGGAAACCGTTAGTGACGAAGTTAGAGTAAGCAAGGGAATTAAACGTATGCTTGAAGACAATATAAGTACAGACTTATTTACAATTACATCAGATGGACAAGGAAGTTTTCCAATGTTCGATGAAAATGGCAATTATATTGGAATTGGTATTGGTAAAGCTAGAGCAATTTTAAAAGAAGTTAAAGATTGCGTTTTAAATTACAATATTCCATTAGAAATAGTTTTAAAAGGTATAACTACAAATCCTGCAAGGGTACTTAAATTAAAAAACAAAGGAAAAATCGAAGTAGGTTACGATGCTGATTTATGCTTACTTGACAAAAATACTCTAGATATTAACACAGTTATTTGCAAAGGCAAGGTAATGGTATCAAATGGTAAACCTATAGTTTTGGGTACTTTTGAGCAAGATATAGATACTGCGCTAAAAAAATAA
- a CDS encoding HD domain-containing protein yields the protein MNNIEKSIKFLKDTFEDCKFFKENESSKLYRIEHSIRVANIGKQIAIEENLDVEALVIGCILHDIGYAQEFTSDDDYVNHGRYSAKLARPFLKSLGYDESKVDEICYGIAIHVDDKADFDGERTPLALSIGDSDNIDRFDAFRIYMDFENRNFSDMLIDDKMILLNNSIDKLKKYMIMDFGTRTGLDMWQDKIKYRIEYSEKLKSQFENSKKVNIVG from the coding sequence ATGAATAATATAGAAAAATCAATAAAATTTTTGAAAGACACTTTTGAAGATTGCAAATTTTTCAAAGAAAACGAAAGTAGTAAGCTCTATCGTATTGAACATTCAATTAGAGTAGCAAACATAGGTAAACAGATCGCTATTGAAGAAAATCTTGATGTTGAAGCATTAGTTATAGGCTGTATATTACATGATATAGGTTACGCACAAGAATTTACTTCGGATGATGATTATGTAAATCATGGAAGATATTCAGCTAAACTTGCAAGACCTTTTTTGAAATCTTTGGGATATGATGAAAGCAAAGTTGATGAAATATGCTATGGTATAGCAATACATGTTGATGATAAAGCGGATTTTGATGGTGAAAGAACTCCTTTAGCTTTAAGTATTGGTGACAGTGATAACATTGACCGCTTCGATGCATTTAGAATATATATGGATTTTGAAAATAGAAACTTTAGTGATATGCTAATAGATGATAAAATGATTTTATTGAACAATTCTATTGATAAGCTTAAAAAATATATGATTATGGATTTTGGTACAAGAACGGGTTTAGATATGTGGCAAGACAAAATTAAATATAGAATTGAGTACTCAGAAAAATTAAAGAGTCAGTTTGAGAACAGCAAAAAAGTTAATATAGTTGGATAA
- the hcp gene encoding hydroxylamine reductase, with the protein MSNNMFCYQCQETAGCVGCTKAGVCGKSAVLSNMQDLLIYVTKGLCEVTTRLRKEGTKVSKEINHFITLNLFTTITNANFDDDVFYTRVKETLNYKNELMKSLKNTENLPQAALWSAFSNGEMKKKSESNEVGVLATENEDIRSLRELIAYGLKGLAAYSKHANTLGYDNEEIDVFMQEAFAKLLNDNISLDELVALTLETGKFGVDGMALLDKANTTTYGNPEITNVNIGVGKKPGILVSGHDLSDIEQLLKQTAGTGVDVYTHSEMLPAHYYPQLKKYSHLVGNYGNAWWKQKEEFESFNGPILMTTNCIVPPKDSYKKRMFTTGAAGYIGCKHIEGEAGTKKDFSEIIELAKTCKAPTEIESGEIVGGFAHNQVLALADKVVEAIKSGAIKKFVVMAGCDGRAKSRNYYTDFAQALPNDTVILTAGCAKYKYNKLDLGDIGGIPRVLDAGQCNDSYSLAVIALKLKEVFGLDDINELPIIYNIAWYEQKAVIVLLSLLYLGVKNIHLGPTLPAFLSPNVVSVLVDNFGIAGIGTVEEDMKLFFSEEV; encoded by the coding sequence ATGAGCAATAATATGTTTTGTTATCAATGTCAGGAAACAGCTGGTTGTGTAGGTTGCACTAAAGCAGGAGTTTGTGGTAAAAGCGCAGTTCTTTCTAATATGCAGGATTTATTGATTTACGTTACAAAAGGACTATGTGAAGTAACAACAAGACTTCGTAAAGAGGGAACAAAAGTAAGCAAGGAAATAAATCATTTTATAACTTTGAACTTATTTACTACAATAACAAATGCAAATTTTGATGATGACGTGTTCTACACAAGAGTTAAAGAAACATTGAATTATAAAAATGAATTAATGAAATCTTTGAAAAATACAGAAAATTTACCTCAAGCAGCTCTATGGTCAGCTTTTTCTAATGGAGAAATGAAGAAAAAATCTGAATCTAATGAAGTAGGAGTATTAGCGACGGAAAATGAAGATATTCGTTCGCTAAGAGAACTTATTGCTTATGGACTAAAAGGATTAGCAGCATACTCAAAACATGCTAATACACTTGGTTATGACAATGAAGAGATAGATGTATTTATGCAAGAAGCATTTGCAAAATTATTGAATGATAATATATCATTAGATGAATTAGTTGCTTTAACTTTAGAAACAGGTAAATTTGGTGTTGACGGTATGGCTCTTCTTGATAAAGCAAATACTACTACCTACGGTAATCCAGAGATTACAAACGTTAATATAGGTGTAGGTAAAAAACCTGGAATACTTGTATCAGGTCATGATTTAAGCGATATAGAGCAATTGTTAAAGCAGACAGCTGGAACAGGAGTAGACGTTTACACTCACTCAGAAATGTTACCCGCTCATTATTATCCACAATTAAAGAAATACTCACACCTTGTAGGTAACTATGGAAATGCTTGGTGGAAACAAAAAGAAGAGTTTGAATCTTTTAACGGACCCATTTTAATGACAACAAATTGTATTGTTCCTCCAAAGGATTCATATAAAAAACGTATGTTTACAACAGGGGCGGCAGGCTATATTGGTTGTAAACATATTGAAGGTGAAGCAGGAACAAAGAAAGATTTTTCTGAAATTATAGAACTTGCAAAGACTTGTAAAGCTCCAACTGAAATTGAGAGTGGTGAAATTGTTGGAGGATTTGCACATAATCAAGTTCTGGCACTTGCAGACAAAGTAGTAGAGGCTATTAAATCAGGAGCAATAAAAAAATTTGTTGTTATGGCTGGTTGTGATGGTAGAGCAAAGTCAAGAAACTACTATACAGATTTTGCACAAGCACTACCAAATGATACTGTAATTCTAACTGCAGGTTGTGCTAAGTATAAATATAATAAATTAGACTTAGGTGATATCGGTGGTATACCAAGAGTTTTAGATGCAGGTCAGTGTAACGATTCATATTCATTGGCTGTGATTGCTCTTAAATTAAAAGAGGTATTTGGATTAGATGATATCAATGAATTACCAATCATATATAATATTGCATGGTATGAACAAAAGGCTGTCATAGTATTATTATCATTATTATATCTTGGTGTTAAAAATATTCACCTAGGTCCAACTTTACCGGCTTTTCTTTCTCCAAATGTAGTCAGTGTATTAGTAGACAACTTTGGTATAGCAGGAATTGGAACAGTAGAAGAAGATATGAAATTATTCTTTAGTGAAGAAGTATAA